From Streptomyces sp. NBC_01754, a single genomic window includes:
- the lhgO gene encoding L-2-hydroxyglutarate oxidase — protein MVVHTAYDCDVLVIGGGIVGLSSAYALTRTAPGTRVVVLEEGPGPVRRAEPGGGTVHSGIQHAPGSLQARWTVRGAAELAAFCAEHGIAHMVTGKLVVATAGAELPRLHGLVQRGRAHGLPVRELGPAQIAEYEPRLRGLAAIRVGTGGVCDFAAVAARLASEVGAAGGRIRYGAEVVAVDRRPWGVAVRTSDGQVVRARVLVNCAGPRSASIARLAGDDPGVRTVLLREASYELAVPDPVRGLVHQVPDPALRHPGAELTRGLDGAVRARSATVPARAAAGHRRPGGRLREPAGLLGHPGSWRVPLRQRRQDADAAHGTSSRRAVARAVQRLLPGLAEDDLRPAPPGSRAQAVLPDGTPVGDFLLRDAPHAVHVLNTPPAAATAALPLGREVARRALLRADATGWRPPAVESGHCV, from the coding sequence ATGGTGGTGCACACGGCGTACGACTGCGACGTGCTGGTGATCGGGGGTGGGATCGTCGGCCTGTCGAGCGCGTACGCGCTCACGCGCACCGCGCCCGGCACCCGGGTCGTGGTGCTGGAGGAGGGACCCGGCCCCGTCCGCCGGGCGGAGCCCGGCGGCGGGACGGTCCACAGCGGCATCCAGCACGCCCCCGGTTCGCTCCAGGCGCGCTGGACCGTGCGGGGCGCCGCCGAGCTGGCCGCCTTCTGCGCGGAACACGGCATCGCGCACATGGTGACCGGCAAGCTGGTCGTGGCGACCGCCGGCGCCGAGCTGCCCCGGCTGCACGGCCTGGTGCAGCGCGGCCGGGCACACGGTCTGCCGGTGCGGGAGCTCGGCCCCGCCCAGATCGCCGAGTACGAACCGCGGCTGCGCGGCCTCGCCGCGATCCGGGTCGGCACGGGCGGTGTGTGCGACTTCGCCGCGGTGGCCGCGCGTCTCGCCTCGGAGGTGGGTGCCGCCGGCGGACGGATCCGGTACGGCGCGGAGGTGGTGGCCGTCGACCGGCGCCCCTGGGGTGTCGCGGTGCGGACGTCCGACGGCCAGGTGGTGCGGGCCCGTGTCCTGGTGAACTGCGCGGGACCGCGCAGCGCCTCCATCGCCCGCCTCGCCGGGGACGACCCGGGCGTCCGGACGGTGCTGCTGCGCGAGGCGTCCTACGAGCTGGCGGTGCCCGATCCGGTGCGCGGGCTGGTCCACCAGGTGCCGGACCCGGCGCTGCGGCACCCGGGGGCCGAGCTGACCCGGGGCCTCGACGGCGCGGTCCGTGCGCGGTCCGCCACGGTGCCCGCCCGGGCCGCCGCGGGGCACCGCCGGCCGGGCGGCCGCCTGCGGGAGCCGGCCGGCCTCCTGGGCCACCCGGGCTCCTGGCGCGTCCCGCTGCGGCAGCGCCGGCAGGACGCGGACGCGGCGCACGGTACGTCTTCGCGGCGGGCCGTCGCGCGGGCCGTCCAGCGTCTGCTGCCCGGGCTGGCCGAGGACGACCTGCGTCCGGCCCCGCCCGGGTCCCGCGCACAGGCGGTCCTGCCCGACGGCACACCGGTGGGCGATTTCCTGCTCCGGGACGCCCCGCACGCCGTTCACGTGCTGAACACCCCGCCGGCCGCCGCCACCGCCGCCCTGCCCCTGGGACGGGAGGTGGCACGGCGGGCCCTGCTGCGGGCGGACGCGACGGGGTGGAGGCCGCCCGCCGTAGAATCGGGTCATTGTGTCTGA
- the trmB gene encoding tRNA (guanosine(46)-N7)-methyltransferase TrmB produces MVSEPVNPTPKTPGTLAAPAPAGPASEVTTGAAPGPRTDDEARREASFERQRRLRQEPRFPGGPAADPAGSHHERRIRSFQPRRSRVTAGQEDALQRLWPLWGLDIDGRRVLDLPTLFDGLPVVLEIGFGMGEATARMAAGDPGTGILAVDVHTPGQGNLLGLAERAGVTNVRVANGDAIILLREMLEPAALDGLRVYFPDPWPKTRHHKRRLIQPEFLDLVARRLKPGAVVHCATDWEPYAEQMLDVLTAHPLFENTLPDGGYAPRPAFRPLTRFEGQGLDKGHVVRDVLFTRAPDRTGPSPTGH; encoded by the coding sequence ATTGTGTCTGAGCCTGTGAACCCCACCCCCAAGACGCCCGGCACCCTGGCCGCACCGGCACCGGCCGGCCCGGCCTCCGAGGTCACCACCGGCGCGGCCCCGGGCCCCCGCACCGACGACGAGGCCCGCCGCGAAGCCTCCTTCGAGCGGCAGCGCCGGCTCCGCCAGGAGCCGCGCTTCCCCGGCGGACCGGCCGCCGATCCGGCGGGCTCGCACCACGAGCGCCGTATCCGCAGCTTCCAGCCGCGCCGCAGCCGGGTGACCGCCGGGCAGGAGGACGCCCTCCAGCGGCTCTGGCCCCTCTGGGGCCTGGACATCGACGGCCGCCGCGTCCTCGACCTGCCCACACTCTTCGACGGCCTCCCCGTGGTCCTGGAGATCGGCTTCGGCATGGGTGAGGCCACAGCGAGGATGGCGGCCGGCGACCCGGGCACCGGCATCCTCGCCGTCGACGTGCACACTCCGGGCCAGGGCAACCTCCTCGGGCTCGCGGAGCGCGCGGGCGTGACCAACGTCCGGGTCGCCAACGGCGACGCGATCATCCTGCTCCGCGAGATGCTGGAGCCCGCGGCGCTGGACGGGCTCCGGGTGTACTTCCCCGACCCGTGGCCCAAGACCCGGCACCACAAGCGGCGGCTGATCCAGCCGGAGTTCCTCGACCTGGTGGCCCGGCGACTGAAGCCCGGCGCGGTGGTCCACTGCGCCACCGACTGGGAGCCCTACGCCGAGCAGATGCTGGACGTCCTCACCGCGCACCCACTGTTCGAGAACACCCTGCCGGACGGCGGATACGCCCCGCGGCCCGCGTTCCGGCCACTGACCCGCTTCGAGGGCCAGGGTCTGGACAAGGGCCATGTCGTCCGCGACGTGCTGTTCACCCGCGCTCCGGACCGGACCGGGCCGTCGCCGACCGGCCACTGA
- a CDS encoding aldo/keto reductase — protein MTTYRTLGSSDLKVFPLALGGNVFGWTADEAASFAVLDAYTAAGGNFVDTADAYSAWVPGNEGGESETLIGRWLASRGRRDDVVVATKAGSHPAYKGLSAATVKKAAEASLRRLGTDHIDLYYTHFDDESVPVEEIVSALDELVKAGWVREIGASNISPERLKASLDFSEREGLARYVALQPHYNLVSRDTYEGALLETAAEARLAAVPYYALASGFLTGKYRPGTEVESARASGAAAHLESERGRKVLAALDKVAEEQDAEAATVALAWLASRPTVVAPIASARTAGQLPALLAVADLRLTGRQLADLTEASA, from the coding sequence ATGACCACGTATCGCACACTCGGTTCCTCCGACCTCAAGGTCTTCCCCCTCGCCCTCGGCGGCAACGTCTTCGGCTGGACGGCCGACGAGGCCGCCTCCTTCGCCGTCCTGGACGCGTACACCGCGGCCGGCGGCAACTTCGTCGACACCGCCGACGCGTACTCCGCCTGGGTCCCGGGCAACGAGGGCGGTGAGTCGGAGACCCTCATCGGCAGGTGGCTGGCCTCGCGTGGCCGCCGTGACGACGTCGTCGTCGCCACCAAGGCCGGGTCCCATCCCGCGTACAAGGGGCTTTCCGCCGCGACGGTCAAGAAGGCGGCCGAGGCGTCGCTGCGGCGGCTGGGGACCGACCACATCGACCTGTACTACACGCACTTCGACGACGAGAGCGTCCCGGTCGAGGAGATCGTCTCCGCGCTCGACGAACTGGTGAAGGCGGGGTGGGTGCGGGAGATCGGCGCCTCCAACATCAGCCCCGAGCGGCTGAAGGCCTCCCTGGACTTCTCCGAGCGCGAGGGCCTGGCCCGCTATGTGGCGCTTCAGCCGCACTACAACCTCGTCTCCCGCGACACCTACGAGGGCGCCCTGCTGGAGACCGCCGCAGAGGCCCGGCTCGCCGCCGTCCCGTACTACGCCCTCGCCTCCGGCTTCCTCACGGGCAAGTACCGTCCGGGCACCGAGGTCGAGAGCGCCCGGGCGTCCGGCGCGGCCGCGCACCTGGAGTCCGAGCGCGGGCGCAAGGTGCTCGCCGCGCTCGACAAGGTGGCCGAGGAGCAGGACGCCGAGGCCGCCACCGTCGCGCTGGCCTGGCTCGCCTCCCGCCCGACCGTCGTCGCGCCGATCGCCTCCGCCCGGACGGCCGGACAGCTGCCCGCACTGCTGGCGGTGGCTGACCTGCGGCTGACGGGCCGGCAACTGGCCGACCTCACCGAGGCGTCGGCCTGA
- a CDS encoding MerR family transcriptional regulator → MEWSIQEIARRAGTTSRTLRHYGDLGLLLPSRTGANGYRYYDQAALVRLQRIPLLRELGLSLPAVKEVLEGQRDTAAALRAHLGLLEQERERIGRQIASVRTTLRGTEEGKELMAGDMFDGFDHIVYEEEVTERWGREAYEKGDRWWRGLGPAERTAFLAEHDVLAREYGQAGADGLAAGDEAVQDIARRHCAWLSATAPATRSYVTGLGAMYVADPRFRKNYDRYGDGTAVLVRDALTIYAQHRLRG, encoded by the coding sequence ATGGAGTGGTCCATTCAGGAAATCGCCAGGCGCGCCGGTACGACGAGCCGCACGCTCCGGCACTACGGGGACCTCGGTCTCCTGCTGCCGAGCCGGACGGGCGCCAACGGCTACCGCTACTACGACCAGGCCGCGCTCGTCCGGCTCCAGCGCATCCCGCTGCTGCGGGAGCTGGGGCTCTCGCTGCCCGCCGTCAAGGAGGTACTGGAGGGGCAGCGGGACACGGCGGCGGCGTTGCGGGCCCATCTCGGGCTTCTGGAGCAGGAGCGCGAGCGCATCGGGCGGCAGATCGCCTCGGTGCGGACCACTCTCCGCGGGACCGAGGAGGGGAAGGAACTCATGGCCGGGGACATGTTCGACGGCTTCGATCACATCGTCTACGAGGAGGAGGTCACCGAGCGCTGGGGCCGGGAGGCCTATGAGAAGGGCGACCGGTGGTGGCGGGGTCTGGGCCCCGCTGAACGAACCGCCTTCCTGGCCGAGCACGACGTCCTCGCCCGGGAGTACGGGCAGGCCGGGGCGGACGGGCTGGCCGCGGGCGACGAGGCGGTGCAGGACATCGCGCGACGGCACTGCGCGTGGCTCTCGGCCACCGCACCGGCCACCCGCTCCTATGTGACCGGGCTCGGTGCCATGTATGTCGCCGATCCGCGCTTCCGGAAGAACTACGATCGGTACGGGGACGGCACCGCCGTCCTCGTACGGGATGCACTGACGATCTACGCGCAGCACCGGCTCCGCGGCTGA
- a CDS encoding ATP-binding protein — MLEIVTASALTAFLTAVGNGAGGEMGKQLLLSTGAMARRTLGRETPLPTDPEQWQALAAQLHPRLGQDQRQAGDWDLLMRSAPGVTATLPRGPGLPPPTRDFTDREQVLKRLRRELTRPAAGRPRAALLYGPPGIGTSAVALHWGALRAGSFPDGRFHVDLRDVTGAGGPEPAAVLLLLLRQMGVEPGRMPPTEAGRRLLYRQLIADRKVLVLIDHASSAAQVRGLVPSTPGVFLLVVASGPPFALEAERIPVPPLGDRDALKLLRKAAGREQVARARAQVPGLLEDCAGNAFALRAAAMRLLAGEPALPGRTAGTPERNPVRGMAQDACRRLPPETARLCRLTALSGLPDVDAQLAAAAADVGQEAAARMLADATDVHLLEPLPDQRYRIRPEVRRYLVQTAGPEHGIADCSAAVARVLDALLNRVLHAAHAALPQSWRTEPAPERGVAYPDGAAGVAVLAAEAGNVAAAVAVAVEHQHVTTALRLARALWPLQLKAGHWDEVLPALRAAAGCADEHRPDTRMAGALHFQLGHCLGELGRWEEADRAAHAAVACERAAGHVRGEASSVELLGLLSLNRWRYEAAYEWFVGAERVYGRITTGQEGADDLPRASALVKRHQGRALRGMGRLEESRVLLEDARDFFTREGEAYNRARALTDLAETLHEAGDDDAALTAVAEAGRLLGPEAAPHLRYLAGLRTRCEQAR; from the coding sequence GTGCTCGAGATCGTGACGGCCAGTGCGCTCACCGCGTTTCTCACGGCGGTGGGGAACGGCGCCGGCGGGGAGATGGGCAAGCAGTTGCTCCTCTCCACGGGCGCCATGGCGCGACGGACCCTGGGACGGGAGACGCCTCTGCCGACCGACCCGGAGCAATGGCAGGCGCTGGCCGCCCAGTTGCATCCGCGCCTGGGACAGGACCAGCGGCAGGCCGGTGACTGGGACCTGCTGATGCGGAGCGCACCGGGCGTGACGGCGACACTGCCGCGCGGGCCCGGACTGCCTCCGCCCACCCGGGACTTCACCGACCGGGAGCAGGTCCTGAAGCGGCTGAGGCGCGAGCTGACCCGCCCGGCCGCCGGGCGGCCACGAGCCGCGCTGCTGTACGGGCCGCCGGGGATCGGCACGAGCGCGGTGGCCCTGCACTGGGGCGCGTTGCGGGCCGGCTCGTTTCCCGACGGACGGTTCCATGTGGACCTGCGTGACGTCACGGGGGCCGGCGGACCGGAGCCGGCGGCGGTCCTGCTGCTCCTGCTGCGGCAGATGGGGGTCGAGCCCGGGCGGATGCCGCCCACCGAGGCGGGGCGTCGACTGCTCTACCGCCAACTGATCGCGGACAGGAAGGTGTTGGTGTTAATCGACCACGCCTCCTCGGCCGCGCAGGTCCGCGGCCTGGTTCCGTCCACGCCGGGGGTCTTCCTCCTGGTCGTGGCCTCCGGCCCGCCGTTCGCACTGGAGGCCGAGCGCATTCCGGTCCCTCCGCTCGGCGACCGGGACGCGCTGAAGCTGCTGCGGAAGGCGGCCGGCCGGGAACAGGTCGCCCGCGCCCGGGCGCAGGTGCCCGGTCTGCTGGAGGACTGTGCGGGCAACGCCTTCGCGCTCAGAGCCGCGGCCATGCGTCTGCTGGCCGGAGAGCCGGCCCTCCCGGGCCGGACGGCCGGCACACCGGAGCGCAACCCGGTGCGCGGCATGGCTCAGGACGCCTGCCGCCGTCTCCCGCCGGAGACGGCGCGGCTGTGCCGGCTCACCGCGCTGAGCGGCCTGCCCGACGTCGACGCCCAGCTGGCCGCGGCCGCCGCGGACGTCGGGCAGGAGGCGGCGGCACGGATGCTGGCCGACGCCACCGACGTGCACCTGCTCGAGCCGCTGCCCGACCAGCGCTACCGCATCCGGCCCGAGGTACGCCGCTACCTGGTGCAGACCGCCGGCCCGGAGCACGGCATCGCCGACTGCTCGGCGGCGGTGGCCAGGGTGCTCGACGCCCTGCTGAACCGGGTGCTGCACGCCGCCCACGCCGCCCTGCCGCAGAGCTGGCGGACCGAGCCGGCACCGGAGCGGGGGGTGGCGTACCCGGACGGCGCGGCGGGCGTGGCGGTACTGGCGGCCGAGGCCGGGAACGTGGCGGCGGCAGTGGCCGTGGCGGTGGAACACCAGCACGTCACCACGGCGCTGCGCCTGGCCCGCGCCCTGTGGCCCCTCCAGCTGAAGGCCGGTCACTGGGACGAGGTGCTGCCCGCGCTCCGGGCGGCGGCCGGGTGTGCCGACGAGCACCGGCCGGACACCCGCATGGCCGGAGCACTTCACTTCCAGCTCGGCCACTGCCTGGGGGAGCTGGGCCGGTGGGAGGAGGCGGACCGCGCGGCCCACGCCGCCGTCGCCTGTGAGCGGGCGGCGGGCCACGTACGGGGCGAGGCGTCGTCCGTCGAGCTGCTGGGGCTGCTGTCCTTGAACCGGTGGCGTTACGAAGCCGCGTACGAGTGGTTCGTCGGGGCGGAACGCGTCTATGGGCGGATCACCACGGGCCAGGAGGGCGCGGACGACCTCCCGCGCGCCTCGGCCCTGGTGAAGCGCCATCAGGGGCGGGCCCTTCGCGGGATGGGAAGGCTGGAGGAGTCACGCGTCCTTCTGGAGGACGCGCGGGACTTCTTCACCCGCGAAGGTGAGGCGTACAACCGGGCCCGAGCGCTCACGGACCTCGCCGAGACGCTCCATGAAGCGGGTGACGACGACGCCGCGCTGACGGCGGTCGCCGAGGCCGGGCGTCTGCTCGGCCCGGAGGCGGCACCGCACCTCAGGTACCTCGCCGGGCTGCGGACGCGCTGCGAACAGGCGCGTTGA
- a CDS encoding PP2C family protein-serine/threonine phosphatase, whose amino-acid sequence MASRRSRRGSGRSGRGAVPSAAVGGPGRGAQVWKQGAQRGAAVEGARTRMFVRALPVVMIAAGAVVDVLTAPNVSAIPLFAAAPLIAAPFFSLVSTVRTGVAALIVVVAIRAAHGTLGRGAPLTELLTLVTVSALALVINGVVRRGNEQLASARVIAETAMRAVLPTPDDRIGGLLVAARYEAAQADEFVGGDLFAIVDTPYGVRLVVGDVRGKGLEAVGAVAVVIGAFREAAEQESSLEGVAQRLERALARDEVRRGGLDSAEGFVTAVLAEIPAGSDVLRIVNRGHPEPILLHGDGRLQVLAPAVPALPIGMGLGVWPDRSDEWTMPAGATLLVFTDGLSEARDARGVFYDPADRLRGRIFPGPDELLSALIDDVRLHTGGRSTDDMALLAVGRPARGQKGPRKTVKIVRGDGG is encoded by the coding sequence ATGGCGAGCCGCCGTTCACGGCGCGGCTCCGGCCGGTCCGGGCGCGGCGCGGTACCGTCCGCAGCCGTGGGCGGACCGGGCAGGGGTGCACAGGTGTGGAAGCAGGGCGCACAGCGTGGCGCGGCCGTCGAGGGTGCCCGGACGCGGATGTTCGTCCGGGCGCTGCCCGTGGTGATGATCGCGGCCGGCGCGGTGGTCGACGTACTGACCGCGCCCAACGTGTCCGCCATCCCGCTCTTCGCGGCGGCGCCGCTGATCGCCGCACCCTTCTTCTCGCTGGTCAGCACCGTCCGTACCGGGGTGGCCGCCCTCATCGTGGTGGTGGCCATCCGGGCCGCCCACGGCACGCTCGGCCGGGGCGCACCGCTCACCGAACTGCTCACCCTGGTCACCGTCTCCGCGCTCGCCCTCGTCATCAACGGTGTCGTGCGGCGCGGCAACGAGCAGCTGGCCTCGGCCCGGGTCATCGCGGAGACCGCGATGCGCGCGGTGCTGCCCACACCGGACGACCGGATCGGCGGGCTGCTGGTCGCGGCGCGCTACGAGGCGGCGCAGGCGGACGAGTTCGTCGGCGGCGACCTCTTCGCCATCGTGGACACGCCGTACGGGGTGCGGCTGGTGGTGGGGGACGTGCGGGGCAAGGGGCTGGAGGCCGTCGGGGCGGTGGCCGTGGTGATCGGGGCGTTCCGGGAGGCGGCCGAGCAGGAGTCCTCCCTGGAGGGGGTGGCGCAGCGACTGGAGCGGGCGTTGGCCCGGGACGAGGTGCGGCGCGGTGGCCTCGACTCCGCGGAGGGGTTCGTCACCGCCGTGCTCGCCGAGATCCCGGCGGGTTCGGACGTCCTGCGGATCGTCAACCGGGGGCACCCCGAGCCGATCCTGCTGCACGGCGACGGCCGGCTCCAGGTGCTGGCCCCGGCCGTGCCCGCCCTGCCGATCGGGATGGGCCTGGGGGTGTGGCCGGACCGGTCGGACGAGTGGACGATGCCGGCCGGGGCGACACTGCTGGTCTTCACGGACGGGCTGTCGGAGGCGCGGGACGCGCGAGGTGTCTTCTACGATCCCGCGGACCGGTTGCGCGGCCGGATCTTCCCGGGACCGGACGAGCTGCTGTCCGCGCTGATCGACGACGTCCGGCTGCACACCGGGGGCCGGTCGACGGACGACATGGCACTGCTGGCCGTCGGACGGCCGGCCCGGGGGCAGAAGGGCCCGCGGAAGACGGTGAAGATCGTGCGAGGGGACGGCGGCTGA
- a CDS encoding PrsW family intramembrane metalloprotease, translated as MYDGSAHHHRQPDVPVLEEQVLDAFPGAVPGRAHRRYRLRRFGLVRRSKAFRAGAVVTVLALCGLVILALVREQTGTEGFLVGLSLAVLPVPLLTAAFRWLDRVDPGPWRNLLFAFAWGACAAALVAIVANTFATRWLATATADPAGADTLGATVIAPVVEESAKAAAVLLIFLFRRREFGSLVDGIVVAGFSATGFAFTENVLYLGNAFGEDRLLGTTGLASATAGTFLVRVVMSPFAHPLFTVLTGIGFGLAALGRRRRRVLRALFPLLGLVLAMGLHAAWNGASTLGGLGFYAVYGAFMVPCFGLLTWLAIWARQRGLRTLAAELPVYAAAGWLGPAEPLALSSMRARGAARDAARRWNSRLDPSHGKHAARAVAEYESFATSLAVLRHRARHDGPAPDFAARERELLHHLWRRRDIAGPALAHAAHVTGRIHRAGPPVPLPPPVPFPYGHAAPRQRTGPHPAAAPHRHYGGFNPYLHADGPAPDGRRTPPV; from the coding sequence GTGTACGACGGGTCCGCGCACCACCACCGGCAGCCGGACGTCCCGGTCCTCGAAGAGCAGGTGCTCGACGCGTTCCCGGGCGCCGTCCCCGGGCGTGCCCACCGGCGTTACCGGCTCCGCCGCTTCGGCCTGGTCCGGCGCAGCAAGGCGTTCCGGGCCGGCGCGGTCGTCACCGTGCTCGCGCTCTGCGGTCTGGTGATCCTGGCCCTGGTGCGCGAACAGACCGGCACCGAGGGGTTCCTGGTCGGGCTGAGTCTGGCCGTGCTGCCGGTGCCGCTGCTGACGGCGGCGTTCCGCTGGCTGGACCGGGTGGATCCGGGCCCCTGGCGGAATCTGCTGTTCGCCTTCGCCTGGGGCGCGTGCGCCGCGGCACTGGTGGCGATCGTCGCCAACACGTTCGCCACCCGCTGGCTGGCCACGGCCACCGCCGACCCGGCGGGCGCCGACACCCTGGGGGCCACCGTCATCGCCCCCGTCGTCGAGGAGAGCGCGAAGGCCGCCGCCGTCCTGCTCATCTTCCTCTTCCGCAGACGGGAGTTCGGTTCCCTCGTCGACGGCATCGTGGTCGCCGGGTTCAGCGCCACCGGTTTCGCCTTCACCGAGAACGTCCTCTACCTGGGCAACGCCTTCGGCGAGGACCGGCTGCTGGGGACGACGGGCCTCGCCTCGGCGACCGCCGGGACGTTCCTCGTACGCGTGGTGATGTCCCCCTTCGCCCACCCGCTGTTCACGGTGCTCACCGGCATCGGTTTCGGCCTCGCGGCGCTCGGCAGGCGGCGCCGCCGGGTGCTCCGGGCGCTGTTCCCGCTGCTCGGCCTGGTCCTGGCCATGGGCCTGCACGCCGCGTGGAACGGGGCGTCGACCCTCGGCGGACTCGGCTTCTACGCGGTGTACGGGGCGTTCATGGTGCCGTGCTTCGGCCTGCTGACCTGGCTGGCGATCTGGGCGCGGCAGCGCGGGCTGCGTACGCTCGCCGCCGAGCTCCCGGTGTACGCGGCGGCCGGCTGGCTGGGTCCGGCCGAACCGCTCGCCCTGTCCTCCATGCGCGCCCGGGGCGCCGCCCGGGACGCGGCCCGGCGGTGGAACAGCCGCCTGGACCCATCGCACGGCAAGCACGCGGCCCGCGCGGTCGCGGAGTACGAGTCGTTCGCGACCTCGCTGGCCGTACTGCGGCACAGGGCCCGCCACGACGGGCCCGCCCCGGACTTCGCCGCGCGGGAACGGGAGCTGCTGCACCATCTGTGGCGGCGCCGCGACATCGCGGGGCCGGCACTGGCACACGCGGCCCATGTGACCGGCAGGATCCACCGCGCCGGGCCGCCCGTGCCGCTTCCCCCGCCGGTGCCGTTCCCGTACGGCCACGCCGCCCCCCGTCAGCGGACCGGCCCCCACCCGGCTGCCGCGCCGCACCGGCACTACGGCGGCTTCAACCCGTATCTGCACGCGGACGGCCCGGCACCGGACGGGCGTCGCACACCGCCCGTCTGA
- a CDS encoding M23 family metallopeptidase: protein MASNQPAPESSSSFRPASPADADRTWEEWNPTEDSLRPVRGRHRVAKQRGLARSSTVLGVGVIAAVGAGGMATAQSKPPVSISLPDSIKDNLPDASSLPGVGAFMSGGSETEDTGTVAPDPLTSAGVTAAEADQGTTDAGEALRARILQQAEQQQAGAEAEARAAQEKAAAEQAAKAAAKQQSEAEAKAAAEKKAAQEAAAKKAEAERLAKLAASYAVPTSSYTITSTYGQAGSLWSSGYHTGLDFAAPTGTPVKAVHGGTIKSAGWSGSYGYRTVLELDDGTEIWYCHQSSMDVSAGQRVNTGDTIGRVGATGNVTGPHLHLEVHTADGSGIDPMSWLRGKGLTV from the coding sequence GTGGCGTCCAACCAGCCTGCCCCCGAGAGCTCGTCGTCCTTCAGGCCCGCGTCCCCCGCTGACGCGGACAGGACGTGGGAGGAGTGGAACCCCACCGAGGATTCCCTCCGCCCGGTGCGCGGCAGGCACCGCGTGGCCAAGCAGCGCGGTCTCGCCCGTAGCTCCACCGTCCTCGGCGTCGGCGTCATCGCGGCCGTCGGTGCGGGGGGCATGGCCACCGCACAGAGCAAACCGCCGGTCTCCATCTCCCTTCCCGATTCCATCAAGGACAACCTCCCCGACGCCTCGTCCCTTCCGGGCGTAGGCGCGTTCATGTCCGGCGGCTCGGAGACGGAGGACACCGGGACCGTCGCCCCGGACCCGCTCACCAGCGCCGGCGTCACCGCCGCGGAGGCCGACCAGGGCACCACCGACGCCGGTGAGGCGCTGCGCGCCCGCATCCTCCAGCAGGCCGAGCAGCAGCAGGCCGGCGCCGAGGCCGAGGCCAGGGCCGCGCAGGAGAAGGCCGCGGCGGAACAGGCGGCGAAGGCGGCCGCGAAGCAGCAGAGCGAGGCCGAGGCCAAGGCCGCGGCCGAGAAGAAGGCGGCGCAGGAGGCGGCGGCGAAGAAGGCGGAGGCCGAGCGCCTCGCCAAGCTCGCCGCCAGCTATGCCGTTCCCACCTCCTCCTACACGATCACCTCGACCTACGGCCAGGCCGGTTCGTTGTGGTCCTCCGGCTACCACACCGGGCTCGACTTCGCCGCTCCGACCGGTACGCCGGTCAAGGCCGTGCACGGCGGCACGATCAAGTCGGCCGGCTGGTCCGGCTCGTACGGCTACCGCACGGTCCTGGAGCTCGACGACGGCACAGAGATCTGGTACTGCCACCAGTCCTCGATGGACGTGTCCGCCGGGCAGCGGGTCAACACCGGCGACACCATCGGCCGCGTCGGCGCCACCGGCAACGTGACGGGCCCGCACCTCCACCTGGAGGTCCACACCGCGGACGGCTCCGGCATCGACCCGATGAGCTGGCTGCGCGGCAAGGGCCTCACGGTCTGA